The genomic window NNNNNNNNNNNNNNNNNNNNNNNNNNNNNNNNNNNNNNNNNNNNNNNNNNNNNNNNNNNNNNNNNNNNNNNNNNNNNNNNNNNNNNNNNNNNNNNNNNNNNNNNNNNNNNNNNNNNNNNNNNNNNNNNNNNNNNNNNNNNNNNNNNNNNNNNNNNNNNNNNNNNNNNNNNNNNNNNNNNNNNNNNNNNNNNNNNNNNNNNNNNNNNNNNNNNNNNNNNNNNNNNNNNNNNNNNNNNNNNNNNNNNNNNNNNNNNNNNNNNNNNNNNNNNNNNNNNNNNNNNNNNNNNNNNNNNNNNNNNNNNNNNNNNNNNNNNNNNNNNNNNNNNNNNNNNNNNNNNNNNNNNNNNNNNNNNNNNNNNNNNNNNNNNNNNNNNNNNNNNNNNNNNNNNNNNNNNNNNNNNNNNNNNNNNNNNNNNNNNNNNNNNNNNNNNNNNNNNNNNNNNNNNNNNNNNNNNNNNNNNNNNNNNNNNNNNNNNNNNNNNNNNNNNNNNNNNNNNNNNNNNNNNNNNNNNNNNNNNNNNNNNNNNNNNNNNNNNNNNNNNNNNNNNNNNNNNNNNNNNNNNNNNNNNNNNNCCCCCGCGGGCGGGAACTGGAACCGCAGGGAACAGGTTCTGCCCCCGCGGGCAGGAACTGGAACTGCAGGGAACAGCTGTGTGTTGTATCGTCTGCAGATCGAGACCCAATGCTGGAAATGAAATACCGTccgaagaaaaacaaagaggcgGAGCCAGAGAGACTAGACAGAACTGATGGAGACAGAAGCTCCACCCCTCAACCCAGAGCTGACCGGAGGCGGGGCTCTCAGGTAACCAGGAATGTGAGTGAATGTGTGCGTGGCTTTTTGTGTTCCTtcagcaaatgtttgtttgtgacatttgtgttatctgtttatatttattaagtTCCTCGTTTGTTCatgttgtgttgtgtgtgtatgtgatcTGTGTtacattgttgtttgtttgtcagtttcttttttttgtttgtttgtgtgcagatcAAGCGCTCTGCCCGGATGTGTGGTGAGTGCGAGGCCTGTCTGAGGACGGAGGACTGCGCTCTGTGCGATTTCTGTAAAGACATGAAGAAGTTTGGAGGTCCAAACAAAATCCGGCAGAAGTGTCGCCTTCGGCAGTGTGAGGTCCGAGCTCGGGTACGTTGGCTTCGTCCGGGCTGTTGCCACGGTAACAGTGTGAGGTCCGAGCTCGGGTACGTTGGCTTCGTCCGGGCTGTTGCCACGGTAACAGTGTGAGGTCCGAGCTCGGGTACGTTGGCTTCGTCCGGGCTGTTGCCACGGTAACAGTGTGAGGTCCGAAGGAAAACTTTGAGTTTTTGGACCAGGACAAGCTGGGTCAACCTGGTCTATAAAACTTGCTTCATGATtgcttggttttatttttcagaaacttttaacaaacttttCTGAAacttattggttttattttttagattttttgcattttcttgtcTGAATTAAGgatttgttttcaggtttcagtttatttttggaaaactCAGACAAACATCCCTTAAACTGAGTCtgatcagccaatcacagcgcACCGTGTCAGCCGTGGTTAAGGTGAAGGAGGCGGAGCTGACTGCAAAGTAACAATGCTGTCACTGATTGCCTTCAAGCAGAAGATGCTGCGGGTcaaagaggaggagatgagtcagagcagcagcaggggGCGTGGCCTGTTAACTAGAGAGGCGGGGCATCAAACAGATGAGGATGAGGacgatgaggaagaggagcaggaggggTTCAGCGAGAGTGAGCTGGAGCTGTACGAGCAGTACAAAGCTGCTGGATTCAGAGACCTGGTGAGTAATACTTTATGACCAATTAGAGGTCAGggaaccacttcctgttctgtgaTGCGTCTTCCTGTTAAAGGTGTGGcgcagcgaggaggaggagggggggggggaggatgACGTTCACTCAGACTTGCTGAGGAAGAAGGCTGTGAAGGTGAAGCATGTGAAGAGACGAGACAAGAAGCCAGAAAAGAAGGTGAAGCTACGTAGATCACATGAGCTCTGATGTCACTGATGATGTCACTGATTACACCCATGATGTCTCTGGTGATGTCACAGCAGAAGTCTGCTTCTGCTGTGAAAGAGGAGACGAAGCCCCGACGTCACAAAGTGAAGCAGCGGCACCGGGAGCGCATGCGGCACAGCGAGCGTGTTGGAGAGGGCGGGGCTAAAGATGCGAGCGGGGCTCTGAGGCAGTGCCTGGGTCCAGGCTGCATCCAACCAGCGAGGAGCAACTCCAAATACTGCACCGAGGACTGCGGCATGAAGCTCGCCGCCAAGTGAGACTGAGGTCAGCACAGATGTTCAGAGATAAGCGAGACGCTCAAAGCTTACCGTCCATCTCTGTCCCACAGCCGGATCTATGAGATCCTCCCCCAGAGGATCCAGCAGTGGCAGCAGAGTCCCTGCGTCGCCGAGGAGATGGGGCGGAGACAGCTGGAGCGAATCAGGAAAGAGCAGCAGTCCGCCAGGCTCCGCCTCACACTGATGGAGAAACGTTTCCACGAGCTGGAGGCCATCATTGCCAAcgccaaacagcagcaggtccaACAGCACGAGGAGGTCCGAGACACCGGGACACGCAGCTGGCCTCCAATCAtctgctggttctgctctgacccgtctgtccgtccgtctgCAGGTGAGCGAAGGTGACGGAGACGACACAGACCTGCAGATCTTCTGTGTTTCCTGCAGCCACCCCGTCAACCCCAAGGTGGCGCTGCGACACATGGAGAGGTGCTACGctaaggtcagaggtcatgctGTTTCATGGCTCACCTGCTGTCAGGCTTCCAGGGGCATTGTGGGTGATGTAGGCATTAAAGCACAGGccttaaaaaagattttaaagtctGTAGTCCAGTAAAAGTCTGACGGGACAGTGATGAGGAATCTGTGGAGGACTGAACTCATCATGTGTCTCTGTCCGTCCAACAGTACGAGAGTCAAACTTCATTTGGTTCCATGTATCCAACACGGATCGAGGGGTAGGGACACCTGTCTCACATCTCTTTATCTCTCATGACTGTCCCGTGTCTCATGTCTGTCTCACATCTCTTTGTGTCCTGTCTTAGTGCCACCCGTTTGTTCTGCGATGTCTACAACCCCCAGAGTAAGACGTACTGTAAGCGTCTGCAGGTTCTATGTCCAGAACATTCCAGAGATCCAAAGGTACGTCTCACCTCTCCTCAGACTCACTCAGATGTCAGAGCGGGAACTTTAGGAACCAGCTGTAAATGTTGGCCTATCATGGTtctcagtcctggtcctcagggcccaCGGAGCtgcatgtttgaaatgtttcctcCTTCATCAGATTCAGGTGAACCCCCTCCTCAACAGTTCTTCGAGTTCTGTAGAACCCAATATTTTAAATCAGGACCGTGGACCCTGAGGATCAGgactgctgtaaaaaaaaggacCTCATCATATTTTCCTGTTGTTACCGGATGCAGATGATGATCTGTGGCAGGAAGTccttagagacaaaaaaatctgttaacgaaaaaacagataaatgggTTTGTGTTCTTCTTCAGGTGCCCGCAGACGAAGTCTGTGGCTGTCCTCTGGTTCGAGACGTCTTTGAGCCGACTGGAGACTTCTGTCGCGTCTCAAAGAGGAAGTGTAACAAACATTACTGCTGGGAGAAGCTGCGGCGCGCCGAGGTCGACTTGGAGAGAGTCCGAGTGGTAAGCCggttcaaaacaacaaaactttattcACTGAAGCGACCGTGGACAACCCTGGACTGCTCTGATCCCCTGTCTCTCCGTCCTGTCTTTCTCTCAGTGGTACAAGCTGGATGAGCTGTTCGAGCAGGAGAGGAACCTTCGGGCTGCTATGACCAACCGAGCCGGGCttctggctctgatgctgcacCAGACCATCCAGCACGACCCGATCACCACAGACCTGCGCTCCACCAAGGAGCGGTAGGCCGACGGACGCAGATGGACAGGCTCCTGGACAGGTTCCTGGACAGGCTCCTGGACAGGCACCTGGACAGGCTCCTTGACAGGCTCCTGAACAGGCACCTGGACAGGCTCCTGGACAGGCACCTGGACAGGCACCTGGACAGGCTCCTGGACAGGCTCCTGGACAGGCACCTGCACAGGCACCTGGACTGGCTTCTGGACAGGCTCCTGAACAGGCACCTGGACAGGTTCCTGGACAGGCTCCTGAACAGGCTCCTGGACAGGCTCCTGGACAGGCTCCTGAACAGGTTCCTGGACAGGCTCCTGAACAGGTTCCTGAACAGGTTCCTGGACAGGCTCCTGAACAGGTTCCTGAACAGGTTCCTGGACAGGTTCCTGGACAAGCTCCTGAACAGGTTCCTGAACAGGTTCCTGGACAGGCTCCTGGACAGGCTCCTGGACAGGCACCTGGACAGGCACCTGGACTGGCTTCTGGACAGGCTCCTGAACAGGTTCCTGGACAGGCTCCTGAACAGGTTCCTGAACAGGTTCCT from Kryptolebias marmoratus isolate JLee-2015 unplaced genomic scaffold, ASM164957v2 Scaffold177, whole genome shotgun sequence includes these protein-coding regions:
- the LOC108229458 gene encoding CXXC-type zinc finger protein 1-like isoform X2, yielding MLEMKYRPKKNKEAEPERLDRTDGDRSSTPQPRADRRRGSQVTRNIKRSARMCGECEACLRTEDCALCDFCKDMKKFGGPNKIRQKCRLRQCEVRARKMLRVKEEEMSQSSSRGRGLLTREAGHQTDEDEDDEEEEQEGFSESELELYEQYKAAGFRDLVWRSEEEEGGGEDDVHSDLLRKKAVKVKHVKRRDKKPEKKQKSASAVKEETKPRRHKVKQRHRERMRHSERVGEGGAKDASGALRQCLGPGCIQPARSNSKYCTEDCGMKLAANRIYEILPQRIQQWQQSPCVAEEMGRRQLERIRKEQQSARLRLTLMEKRFHELEAIIANAKQQQVQQHEEVSEGDGDDTDLQIFCVSCSHPVNPKVALRHMERCYAKYESQTSFGSMYPTRIEGATRLFCDVYNPQSKTYCKRLQVLCPEHSRDPKVPADEVCGCPLVRDVFEPTGDFCRVSKRKCNKHYCWEKLRRAEVDLERVRVWYKLDELFEQERNLRAAMTNRAGLLALMLHQTIQHDPITTDLRSTKER
- the LOC108229458 gene encoding CXXC-type zinc finger protein 1-like isoform X4, with translation MLEMKYRPKKNKEAEPERLDRTDGDRSSTPQPRADRRRGSQIKRSARMCGECEACLRTEDCALCDFCKDMKKFGGPNKIRQKCRLRQCEVRARQKMLRVKEEEMSQSSSRGRGLLTREAGHQTDEDEDDEEEEQEGFSESELELYEQYKAAGFRDLVWRSEEEEGGGEDDVHSDLLRKKAVKVKHVKRRDKKPEKKQKSASAVKEETKPRRHKVKQRHRERMRHSERVGEGGAKDASGALRQCLGPGCIQPARSNSKYCTEDCGMKLAANRIYEILPQRIQQWQQSPCVAEEMGRRQLERIRKEQQSARLRLTLMEKRFHELEAIIANAKQQQVQQHEEVSEGDGDDTDLQIFCVSCSHPVNPKVALRHMERCYAKYESQTSFGSMYPTRIEGATRLFCDVYNPQSKTYCKRLQVLCPEHSRDPKVPADEVCGCPLVRDVFEPTGDFCRVSKRKCNKHYCWEKLRRAEVDLERVRVWYKLDELFEQERNLRAAMTNRAGLLALMLHQTIQHDPITTDLRSTKER
- the LOC108229458 gene encoding CXXC-type zinc finger protein 1-like isoform X1, with protein sequence MLEMKYRPKKNKEAEPERLDRTDGDRSSTPQPRADRRRGSQVTRNIKRSARMCGECEACLRTEDCALCDFCKDMKKFGGPNKIRQKCRLRQCEVRARQKMLRVKEEEMSQSSSRGRGLLTREAGHQTDEDEDDEEEEQEGFSESELELYEQYKAAGFRDLVWRSEEEEGGGEDDVHSDLLRKKAVKVKHVKRRDKKPEKKQKSASAVKEETKPRRHKVKQRHRERMRHSERVGEGGAKDASGALRQCLGPGCIQPARSNSKYCTEDCGMKLAANRIYEILPQRIQQWQQSPCVAEEMGRRQLERIRKEQQSARLRLTLMEKRFHELEAIIANAKQQQVQQHEEVSEGDGDDTDLQIFCVSCSHPVNPKVALRHMERCYAKYESQTSFGSMYPTRIEGATRLFCDVYNPQSKTYCKRLQVLCPEHSRDPKVPADEVCGCPLVRDVFEPTGDFCRVSKRKCNKHYCWEKLRRAEVDLERVRVWYKLDELFEQERNLRAAMTNRAGLLALMLHQTIQHDPITTDLRSTKER
- the LOC108229458 gene encoding CXXC-type zinc finger protein 1-like isoform X5, with the protein product MLEMKYRPKKNKEAEPERLDRTDGDRSSTPQPRADRRRGSQIKRSARMCGECEACLRTEDCALCDFCKDMKKFGGPNKIRQKCRLRQCEVRARKMLRVKEEEMSQSSSRGRGLLTREAGHQTDEDEDDEEEEQEGFSESELELYEQYKAAGFRDLVWRSEEEEGGGEDDVHSDLLRKKAVKVKHVKRRDKKPEKKQKSASAVKEETKPRRHKVKQRHRERMRHSERVGEGGAKDASGALRQCLGPGCIQPARSNSKYCTEDCGMKLAANRIYEILPQRIQQWQQSPCVAEEMGRRQLERIRKEQQSARLRLTLMEKRFHELEAIIANAKQQQVQQHEEVSEGDGDDTDLQIFCVSCSHPVNPKVALRHMERCYAKYESQTSFGSMYPTRIEGATRLFCDVYNPQSKTYCKRLQVLCPEHSRDPKVPADEVCGCPLVRDVFEPTGDFCRVSKRKCNKHYCWEKLRRAEVDLERVRVWYKLDELFEQERNLRAAMTNRAGLLALMLHQTIQHDPITTDLRSTKER
- the LOC108229458 gene encoding CXXC-type zinc finger protein 1-like isoform X6, which produces METEAPPLNPELTGGGALSFFFLFVCVQIKRSARMCGECEACLRTEDCALCDFCKDMKKFGGPNKIRQKCRLRQCEVRARQKMLRVKEEEMSQSSSRGRGLLTREAGHQTDEDEDDEEEEQEGFSESELELYEQYKAAGFRDLVWRSEEEEGGGEDDVHSDLLRKKAVKVKHVKRRDKKPEKKQKSASAVKEETKPRRHKVKQRHRERMRHSERVGEGGAKDASGALRQCLGPGCIQPARSNSKYCTEDCGMKLAANRIYEILPQRIQQWQQSPCVAEEMGRRQLERIRKEQQSARLRLTLMEKRFHELEAIIANAKQQQVQQHEEVSEGDGDDTDLQIFCVSCSHPVNPKVALRHMERCYAKYESQTSFGSMYPTRIEGATRLFCDVYNPQSKTYCKRLQVLCPEHSRDPKVPADEVCGCPLVRDVFEPTGDFCRVSKRKCNKHYCWEKLRRAEVDLERVRVWYKLDELFEQERNLRAAMTNRAGLLALMLHQTIQHDPITTDLRSTKER
- the LOC108229458 gene encoding CXXC-type zinc finger protein 1-like isoform X7, yielding MLSLIAFKQKMLRVKEEEMSQSSSRGRGLLTREAGHQTDEDEDDEEEEQEGFSESELELYEQYKAAGFRDLVWRSEEEEGGGEDDVHSDLLRKKAVKVKHVKRRDKKPEKKQKSASAVKEETKPRRHKVKQRHRERMRHSERVGEGGAKDASGALRQCLGPGCIQPARSNSKYCTEDCGMKLAANRIYEILPQRIQQWQQSPCVAEEMGRRQLERIRKEQQSARLRLTLMEKRFHELEAIIANAKQQQVQQHEEVSEGDGDDTDLQIFCVSCSHPVNPKVALRHMERCYAKYESQTSFGSMYPTRIEGATRLFCDVYNPQSKTYCKRLQVLCPEHSRDPKVPADEVCGCPLVRDVFEPTGDFCRVSKRKCNKHYCWEKLRRAEVDLERVRVWYKLDELFEQERNLRAAMTNRAGLLALMLHQTIQHDPITTDLRSTKER
- the LOC108229458 gene encoding CXXC-type zinc finger protein 1-like isoform X3 codes for the protein MLEMKYRPKKNKEAEPERLDRTDGDRSSTPQPRADRRRGSQVTRNIKRSARMCGECEACLRTEDCALCDFCKDMKKFGGPNKIRQKCRLRQCEVRARQKMLRVKEEEMSQSSSRGRGLLTREAGHQTDEDEDDEEEEQEGFSESELELYEQYKAAGFRDLVWRSEEEEGGGEDDVHSDLLRKKAVKVKHVKRRDKKPEKKKSASAVKEETKPRRHKVKQRHRERMRHSERVGEGGAKDASGALRQCLGPGCIQPARSNSKYCTEDCGMKLAANRIYEILPQRIQQWQQSPCVAEEMGRRQLERIRKEQQSARLRLTLMEKRFHELEAIIANAKQQQVQQHEEVSEGDGDDTDLQIFCVSCSHPVNPKVALRHMERCYAKYESQTSFGSMYPTRIEGATRLFCDVYNPQSKTYCKRLQVLCPEHSRDPKVPADEVCGCPLVRDVFEPTGDFCRVSKRKCNKHYCWEKLRRAEVDLERVRVWYKLDELFEQERNLRAAMTNRAGLLALMLHQTIQHDPITTDLRSTKER